The proteins below come from a single Hemibagrus wyckioides isolate EC202008001 linkage group LG22, SWU_Hwy_1.0, whole genome shotgun sequence genomic window:
- the si:dkey-112e17.1 gene encoding uncharacterized protein si:dkey-112e17.1 isoform X5, translating to MCVCVCVCEGKMLLLRLQVFCAAAMCVLCSSQRVFFQCGAKLDVVDVQGLILSPGFPGNYSSGTHCVWQFFVPVGHQLTMEMFYFDVFESSERTLSTSADLMTSEDGEEHLPTKGLSRSQSELQEPSMVTMEIREESRETVWNTSQRLSERLSHPGISDHQQENAENSTIPSSVEDDTDHPPPSSTPPTVTEDVSETPQPVKDMCPDDVLYITDLITFSSRFCGSKRPSDDRLVFGSDVEMVEVIMELITNTHWGRGFALIFRYRNQTAVEVGGQRSSAPSVGAVEALLAAVSLAALFATGLMIVLCVTLRPKLCVKESNMASSSITSEVPVQNIHTDGSELQLVSANRSEQELNKHDNLRLPHTGNPHLLPHTGNALILPHTGNAPDCRSFQNAELECSDGLMEMELGTDEVFVISNAATPSFSHCTHREHILRHSETGSVQPSDWMPRSEPSNWPSRRSHVGSARPRAWSVRTFHDFLLPLPQLNRKWCSWNLTSPFTKLVDTLPPGSVVGGADGVKIPSVQHQRRYNSGRSQTSQQLCEPDGALCGLEQGVEVKICKFSAAEDEANLTIPEEDDREPLVSAEPQNRVKNSEIGNHESFPSLGSTHLAFTDEDLTVLKNTSKIQLPSLSHVTVPCDSAGKDM from the exons atgtgtgtgtgtgtgtgtgtgtgtgaagggaaaATGCTGCTTCTCAGACTGCAGGTTTTCTGCGCCGCGgcgatgtgtgtgttgtgttccaGCCAGCGG gtATTTTTCCAGTGTGGTGCGAAGTTGGACGTTGTGGACGTACAGGGTCTCATTCTGTCTCCTGGTTTTCCCGGTAACTACTCGTCTGGCACGCACTGCGTCTGGCAGTTTTTTGTCCCCGTCGGTCATCAGCTGACcatggaaatgttttatttcgaTGTTTTTGAGAGTTCCGAGAGAACCTTGAGCACATCGGCAGATCTGATGACGAGTGAAGATGGTGAAGAACATCTCCCTACTAAAGGCTTAAGCAGGAGTCAGTCTGAGCTTCAGGAGCCGTCCATGGTAACCATGGAAATCCGAGAAGAATCCAGGGAAACAGTGTGGAATACGTCGCAGCGGCTTTCTGAGCGTCTTTCACACCCTGGGATATCAGATCACCAGCAAGAAAATGCAGAAAACTCCACCATTCCTTCATCTGTAGAGGACGACACTGACCACCCGCCTCCGTCCAGCACACCACCTACCGTCACCGAGGACGTATCTGAGACGCCGCAGCCAGTGAAGGACATGTGTCCAGACGACGTCCTGTACATCACGGACCTGATCACGTTTTCTTCTCGGTTTTGCGGATCCAAGCGTCCGTCTGACGACCGGCTGGTGTTCGGCTCTGACGTGGAGATGGTGGAAGTGATCATGGAGCTCATCACCAACACGCACTGGGGTCGAGGGTTTGCTCTGATATTCCGTTATCGCAATCAAACAGCCGTGGAGGTCGGGGGTCAGAGGTCATCGGCACCCTCTGTTGGCGCAGTAGAAGCACTGCTTGCTGCTGTTAGCCTTGCTGCTTTATTCGCGACGGGTCTTATGATCGTTCTCTGTGTGACTCTGAG ACCGAAACTCTGTGTGAAAGAATCCAACATGGCGtcctcctccatcacctccGAG gtccCAGTTCAGAACATACACACTGATGGCAGTGAACTTCAGCTGGTTTCAGCAAATCGCTCTGAACAAGAACTCAACAAACATGACAACCTCCGCTTAC CTCACACAGGTAACCCCCACCTTTTACCTCACACAGGTAACGCCCTCATTTTACCTCACACAGGTAACGCCCCAGACTGCCGAAGTTTCCAAAATGCCGAGCTGGAGTGTTCTGATGGCCTGATGGAGATGGAATTGGGGACAGACGAAGTGTTTGTGATCTCAAACGCAGCCACGCCATCATTTTCTCAttgcaca CACCGTGAACATATTCTGCGGCACAGTGAGACCGGATCTGTGCAGCCGTCTGATTGGATGCCTCGCAGTGAGCCCTCTAATTGGCCGAGTCGTAGAAGCCATGTTGGATCAGCGCGTCCTCGAGCGTGGAGCGTCCGAACCTTCCACGACTTCCTACTTCCTCTTCCTCaattaaacaggaagtggtgcAGCTGGAATTTAACGAGCCCCTTCACCAAACTAGTGGACACT CTTCCTCCAGGTTCTGTGGTGGGCGGTGCCGACGGCGTGAAGATTCCCTCGGTTCAGCATCAGCGTCGCTACAACAGTGGGCGCTCTCAGACGTCTCAGCAGCTCTGCGAGCCCGATGGCGCCCTCTGTGGACTGGAGCAAGGAGTGGAGGTAAAAATCTGCAAGTTCTCTGCTGCTGAAGATGAAGCTAATCTCACCATTCCAGAAGAAGACGATCGAGAACCTCTGGTTTCAGCCGAACCTCAAAACCGAGTGAAAAACAGCGAGATCGGGAATCACGAGTCGTTTCCTTCATTAGGCTCCACCCACTTGGCCTTTACAGATGAGGACTTGACTGTTTTGAAAAACACCAGTAAGATCCAGCTTCCCTCGCTGAGTCATGTGACCGTGCCGTGTGACTCGGCGGGAAAGGACATGTGA
- the si:dkey-112e17.1 gene encoding uncharacterized protein si:dkey-112e17.1 isoform X6, translated as MELVLSDQVFFQCGAKLDVVDVQGLILSPGFPGNYSSGTHCVWQFFVPVGHQLTMEMFYFDVFESSERTLSTSADLMTSEDGEEHLPTKGLSRSQSELQEPSMVTMEIREESRETVWNTSQRLSERLSHPGISDHQQENAENSTIPSSVEDDTDHPPPSSTPPTVTEDVSETPQPVKDMCPDDVLYITDLITFSSRFCGSKRPSDDRLVFGSDVEMVEVIMELITNTHWGRGFALIFRYRNQTAVEVGGQRSSAPSVGAVEALLAAVSLAALFATGLMIVLCVTLRPKLCVKESNMASSSITSEVPVQNIHTDGSELQLVSANRSEQELNKHDNLRLPHTGNAFLLPHTGNTHLLPHTGNAHLLPHTGNAHLLPHTGNAPDCRSFQNAELECSDGLMEMELGTDEVFVISNAATPSFSHCTHREHILRHSETGSVQPSDWMPRSEPSNWPSRRSHVGSARPRAWSVRTFHDFLLPLPQLNRKWCSWNLTSPFTKLVDTLPPGSVVGGADGVKIPSVQHQRRYNSGRSQTSQQLCEPDGALCGLEQGVEVKICKFSAAEDEANLTIPEEDDREPLVSAEPQNRVKNSEIGNHESFPSLGSTHLAFTDEDLTVLKNTSKIQLPSLSHVTVPCDSAGKDM; from the exons atggagctggtgttgagtgaccag gtATTTTTCCAGTGTGGTGCGAAGTTGGACGTTGTGGACGTACAGGGTCTCATTCTGTCTCCTGGTTTTCCCGGTAACTACTCGTCTGGCACGCACTGCGTCTGGCAGTTTTTTGTCCCCGTCGGTCATCAGCTGACcatggaaatgttttatttcgaTGTTTTTGAGAGTTCCGAGAGAACCTTGAGCACATCGGCAGATCTGATGACGAGTGAAGATGGTGAAGAACATCTCCCTACTAAAGGCTTAAGCAGGAGTCAGTCTGAGCTTCAGGAGCCGTCCATGGTAACCATGGAAATCCGAGAAGAATCCAGGGAAACAGTGTGGAATACGTCGCAGCGGCTTTCTGAGCGTCTTTCACACCCTGGGATATCAGATCACCAGCAAGAAAATGCAGAAAACTCCACCATTCCTTCATCTGTAGAGGACGACACTGACCACCCGCCTCCGTCCAGCACACCACCTACCGTCACCGAGGACGTATCTGAGACGCCGCAGCCAGTGAAGGACATGTGTCCAGACGACGTCCTGTACATCACGGACCTGATCACGTTTTCTTCTCGGTTTTGCGGATCCAAGCGTCCGTCTGACGACCGGCTGGTGTTCGGCTCTGACGTGGAGATGGTGGAAGTGATCATGGAGCTCATCACCAACACGCACTGGGGTCGAGGGTTTGCTCTGATATTCCGTTATCGCAATCAAACAGCCGTGGAGGTCGGGGGTCAGAGGTCATCGGCACCCTCTGTTGGCGCAGTAGAAGCACTGCTTGCTGCTGTTAGCCTTGCTGCTTTATTCGCGACGGGTCTTATGATCGTTCTCTGTGTGACTCTGAG ACCGAAACTCTGTGTGAAAGAATCCAACATGGCGtcctcctccatcacctccGAG gtccCAGTTCAGAACATACACACTGATGGCAGTGAACTTCAGCTGGTTTCAGCAAATCGCTCTGAACAAGAACTCAACAAACATGACAACCTCCGCTTACCTCACACAGGTAATGCCTTCCTTTTACCTCACACCGGTAACACCCACCTTTTACCTCACACAGGTAACGCCCACCTTTTACCTCACACAGGTAACGCCCACCTTTTAC CTCACACAGGTAACGCCCCAGACTGCCGAAGTTTCCAAAATGCCGAGCTGGAGTGTTCTGATGGCCTGATGGAGATGGAATTGGGGACAGACGAAGTGTTTGTGATCTCAAACGCAGCCACGCCATCATTTTCTCAttgcaca CACCGTGAACATATTCTGCGGCACAGTGAGACCGGATCTGTGCAGCCGTCTGATTGGATGCCTCGCAGTGAGCCCTCTAATTGGCCGAGTCGTAGAAGCCATGTTGGATCAGCGCGTCCTCGAGCGTGGAGCGTCCGAACCTTCCACGACTTCCTACTTCCTCTTCCTCaattaaacaggaagtggtgcAGCTGGAATTTAACGAGCCCCTTCACCAAACTAGTGGACACT CTTCCTCCAGGTTCTGTGGTGGGCGGTGCCGACGGCGTGAAGATTCCCTCGGTTCAGCATCAGCGTCGCTACAACAGTGGGCGCTCTCAGACGTCTCAGCAGCTCTGCGAGCCCGATGGCGCCCTCTGTGGACTGGAGCAAGGAGTGGAGGTAAAAATCTGCAAGTTCTCTGCTGCTGAAGATGAAGCTAATCTCACCATTCCAGAAGAAGACGATCGAGAACCTCTGGTTTCAGCCGAACCTCAAAACCGAGTGAAAAACAGCGAGATCGGGAATCACGAGTCGTTTCCTTCATTAGGCTCCACCCACTTGGCCTTTACAGATGAGGACTTGACTGTTTTGAAAAACACCAGTAAGATCCAGCTTCCCTCGCTGAGTCATGTGACCGTGCCGTGTGACTCGGCGGGAAAGGACATGTGA
- the si:dkey-112e17.1 gene encoding uncharacterized protein si:dkey-112e17.1 isoform X3 — protein MDPSMFTSMFPKLYRVFFQCGAKLDVVDVQGLILSPGFPGNYSSGTHCVWQFFVPVGHQLTMEMFYFDVFESSERTLSTSADLMTSEDGEEHLPTKGLSRSQSELQEPSMVTMEIREESRETVWNTSQRLSERLSHPGISDHQQENAENSTIPSSVEDDTDHPPPSSTPPTVTEDVSETPQPVKDMCPDDVLYITDLITFSSRFCGSKRPSDDRLVFGSDVEMVEVIMELITNTHWGRGFALIFRYRNQTAVEVGGQRSSAPSVGAVEALLAAVSLAALFATGLMIVLCVTLRPKLCVKESNMASSSITSEVPVQNIHTDGSELQLVSANRSEQELNKHDNLRLPHTGNAFLLPHTGNTHLLPHTGNAHLLPHTGNAHLLPHTGNAPDCRSFQNAELECSDGLMEMELGTDEVFVISNAATPSFSHCTHREHILRHSETGSVQPSDWMPRSEPSNWPSRRSHVGSARPRAWSVRTFHDFLLPLPQLNRKWCSWNLTSPFTKLVDTLPPGSVVGGADGVKIPSVQHQRRYNSGRSQTSQQLCEPDGALCGLEQGVEVKICKFSAAEDEANLTIPEEDDREPLVSAEPQNRVKNSEIGNHESFPSLGSTHLAFTDEDLTVLKNTSKIQLPSLSHVTVPCDSAGKDM, from the exons atggacccatcgatgttcaccTCCATGTTTCCCAAATTGTACCGA gtATTTTTCCAGTGTGGTGCGAAGTTGGACGTTGTGGACGTACAGGGTCTCATTCTGTCTCCTGGTTTTCCCGGTAACTACTCGTCTGGCACGCACTGCGTCTGGCAGTTTTTTGTCCCCGTCGGTCATCAGCTGACcatggaaatgttttatttcgaTGTTTTTGAGAGTTCCGAGAGAACCTTGAGCACATCGGCAGATCTGATGACGAGTGAAGATGGTGAAGAACATCTCCCTACTAAAGGCTTAAGCAGGAGTCAGTCTGAGCTTCAGGAGCCGTCCATGGTAACCATGGAAATCCGAGAAGAATCCAGGGAAACAGTGTGGAATACGTCGCAGCGGCTTTCTGAGCGTCTTTCACACCCTGGGATATCAGATCACCAGCAAGAAAATGCAGAAAACTCCACCATTCCTTCATCTGTAGAGGACGACACTGACCACCCGCCTCCGTCCAGCACACCACCTACCGTCACCGAGGACGTATCTGAGACGCCGCAGCCAGTGAAGGACATGTGTCCAGACGACGTCCTGTACATCACGGACCTGATCACGTTTTCTTCTCGGTTTTGCGGATCCAAGCGTCCGTCTGACGACCGGCTGGTGTTCGGCTCTGACGTGGAGATGGTGGAAGTGATCATGGAGCTCATCACCAACACGCACTGGGGTCGAGGGTTTGCTCTGATATTCCGTTATCGCAATCAAACAGCCGTGGAGGTCGGGGGTCAGAGGTCATCGGCACCCTCTGTTGGCGCAGTAGAAGCACTGCTTGCTGCTGTTAGCCTTGCTGCTTTATTCGCGACGGGTCTTATGATCGTTCTCTGTGTGACTCTGAG ACCGAAACTCTGTGTGAAAGAATCCAACATGGCGtcctcctccatcacctccGAG gtccCAGTTCAGAACATACACACTGATGGCAGTGAACTTCAGCTGGTTTCAGCAAATCGCTCTGAACAAGAACTCAACAAACATGACAACCTCCGCTTACCTCACACAGGTAATGCCTTCCTTTTACCTCACACCGGTAACACCCACCTTTTACCTCACACAGGTAACGCCCACCTTTTACCTCACACAGGTAACGCCCACCTTTTAC CTCACACAGGTAACGCCCCAGACTGCCGAAGTTTCCAAAATGCCGAGCTGGAGTGTTCTGATGGCCTGATGGAGATGGAATTGGGGACAGACGAAGTGTTTGTGATCTCAAACGCAGCCACGCCATCATTTTCTCAttgcaca CACCGTGAACATATTCTGCGGCACAGTGAGACCGGATCTGTGCAGCCGTCTGATTGGATGCCTCGCAGTGAGCCCTCTAATTGGCCGAGTCGTAGAAGCCATGTTGGATCAGCGCGTCCTCGAGCGTGGAGCGTCCGAACCTTCCACGACTTCCTACTTCCTCTTCCTCaattaaacaggaagtggtgcAGCTGGAATTTAACGAGCCCCTTCACCAAACTAGTGGACACT CTTCCTCCAGGTTCTGTGGTGGGCGGTGCCGACGGCGTGAAGATTCCCTCGGTTCAGCATCAGCGTCGCTACAACAGTGGGCGCTCTCAGACGTCTCAGCAGCTCTGCGAGCCCGATGGCGCCCTCTGTGGACTGGAGCAAGGAGTGGAGGTAAAAATCTGCAAGTTCTCTGCTGCTGAAGATGAAGCTAATCTCACCATTCCAGAAGAAGACGATCGAGAACCTCTGGTTTCAGCCGAACCTCAAAACCGAGTGAAAAACAGCGAGATCGGGAATCACGAGTCGTTTCCTTCATTAGGCTCCACCCACTTGGCCTTTACAGATGAGGACTTGACTGTTTTGAAAAACACCAGTAAGATCCAGCTTCCCTCGCTGAGTCATGTGACCGTGCCGTGTGACTCGGCGGGAAAGGACATGTGA